The segment TCATCACGGATGCCCATAGCACTGCTTTCATCTTAAAAGGAAAAGTAAAGAATCTGTATGAAAAAACAGTGCGCTATCCCGGACATTGGGAAAAAATGCAAGTGGTCGGCGAACTTGGCTTTTTAGACGATACACCGGTCGCAATCGATGGAATTACCACTACCCCGCGTGCTTTTGCCGAGAAGATACTGGCAGCGAAAATGAAAGGAGACTCGCACAAGGACATTACCGTTCTGAGAGTCGAAGTGACGGGTATAAAAGACGGGAAACGCAAAAAGCATCAATGGGAAATGGTTGATTTATATGACCATGAACGAAACATTACATCGATGGCTAAAACAACGGCTCTTCCAGCGCTGCTTATTGCGAAACTGATCGCTACAAGACAAATAACTGAGACAGGAGTTATTCCAATCGAAAGTCTAATTATCCGGGATCGGTTCCAGCCGTTTCTAGCAGAGCTGAAAAGTTTGGGAATCGATATTGGTTATAAGGAAGAAACTTTCGCTTAAGTGGAATAACAGCATAGCACTTGTCTGAATGGAGGACATATGGACGTTACCATTATTATTGATTCATTGCCGTCCTTGCTAAAAGCGACGCTTATGACGATTTTCTTAGCGGCGATTTCCATCCTGATTGCGCTGGTAATCGGATTTTTCACAGCAATCATTCGCATACTAAAAGTAAAAGTATTAAATGAAGTGGCGAATACGTATGTTTCCCTTATGCGGGGAACGCCGCTTTTAGTCCAAATCTTCGTCATTTATTATGGATTGCCGCAAATCGGAATTTCCCTGGACCCGATATCTTCGGGAGTAGTGGCCTTGAGTTTAAATGCAGGGGCCTACCTTTCAGAATCTTTCCGTGCCTCCATCTTGGCAGTGGATAATGGGCAGATGGAAGCATCGATGTCGATGGGCATGACCTATCCCCAGGCGCTGAAGCGGATTATTTTGCCGCAGAGTATGCGGATAGCCATTCCGACATTGTCCAATTCCTTTATTGTGCTAATCAAAGACACATCGCTCGTTTCAGTGATCACCGTCACAGAATTATTGCAGATGTCGAGTTTGATCATTGCAAAAACCTTTGAACCGTTGACTATTTATTTAGTCGCCGCTGCAATTTATTGGATCTTGATTTCATTTTTCACCAAGCTGCTGGACAAGCTGGAAGTGCAGAGCTCCAAATACCTAGTCCGCTGACGAGTTAGGAGAGGGTTATGACAATGATCCAAATCGAACATTTAAAAAAGGCTTTTGGCGCCAATGAAGTGCTAAAAGGCATCGATCTGACAATTGAAAAAAGTGAAGTGGTGGTCATTATGGGGCCGAGCGGTTCCGGAAAATCCACTTTGCTGCGCTGTTTGAATTTCCTGGAAGAACCGACCGATGGCATTATTCATATTGGCGAATACCAAGTGCATGCAGGCGGAAAAATTGATCGGCACCGTAAAAAAGTGATTCGGGAATTAAGGAAAAAAACCGGTTTTGTGTTTCAGTCGTTCAATCTGTTTCCTCATAAGACCGCCATGGAGAACGTTATGGAAGGGCCCATTACGATTCACGGTGCAAAGCCGGAAGAAGCGAAGGTGATTGCTGAAGCTTTGCTAGCCAAAGTTGGATTAGGCGACCGCGGCGGCCATTTTCCTGCCCAATTATCAGGCGGCCAGCAACAGCGCGTAGCGATTGCCAGATCGCTTGCCTTAAATCCGCTCGTCATGCTTTTTGATGAACCCACTTCAGCACTGGATCCGGAACTTGTTCGGGAAGTGCTGCTCGTCATTAAAAGCCTGGCAGAAGAGGGCATGACGATGGTCATCGTTACACATGAAATGAACTTTGCAAAAGAAGTGGCTGACCGTGTCGTTTTTATGGATGAAGGAGTCATCGTAGAGCAAGGGACGTCGAAAGAAATTTTCCAAAATCCGAAAGAAGAAAGAACAAAACAATTCCTTTATAAAGTCGAAGCAGCGGTTACGGAATAAAAGAAATGTACCGTGTTTTTAAGAAAGTTGAAATTTGTATTAGCGATCATCCCTTAACCGTTATTTCGCTAACCAGCTGCGAAGACATTGGCCGAGGATTGTGAGGCCATGTCTTTGCGACGAAGCGCGCAGCGCTGCAGGAGCATATGTTTTAGCCGCGGGCGAGCGCCAAGCCGCTTCGTCGCTTACGCTCCTGTTTCTGCATCGCTGCGCTAGCTTCGAAACATGAAAGGGCGTTGCAGGGTCTCGGCTGTCTCGTCGCTGCGCTGCCCCGCAGGCAAGACATTAGCCGACGCATGCGAGGCTAAGTCTTTGCGACGAGCTTGCGCAGGAGCAGTATATTTTCCTCCGCTGGTTGGCTCCATATCTAGAGAGCAAGCACAAACATTAGAAAGCTTTCCAAAACAATCACAATTTTAGAGAATCTCTAGAAGTAGCAAAAGGAAGCTGAATGCAGCGGAAGGCGGCGAAGGGCAAAGATGTGCTCCTGCAGCGCCAGGCGCTTCGTCGCAAAGGCACCACCCAACTATGGTTGGCTGATGCCTTTTCTGCGGGAATAGGGCGAGTCCTGAGACCCCGCAGGGAGCGCCGGCGAGCGAGGAGGCTCAGGCCGCCCCCCGCGAAAAGCGTCCGTCCTAGAGCGAAATGGAAAAGGCTGCCGAGAGTTTCTCGACAGCCTGAAGAAACCGGCCAATGTTCATTGGCCGGTTTCTTTTTGGGTATAATAAAACAAGGACAGAAAAAAGGCGGGATTGGATGGAATCTGAAAAGATTAAGATTTACACCGAGGACAGCCGGTATCTTGGAATAGCCGCGCGCGAAGATATACACAGACAAGGGCATTGGCACCAGACCTTCCATTGCTGGTTCATCAGCCGAAGGGACGGGAAAACCTGGATTCATCTTCAATTGCGGAGCGGGGCCAAAAAGGATTTCCCATACCTGTTCGATATCACGGCCGCAGGGCATATTTTATCGACGGAAACAGTCGCAGATGGAGTAAGAGAAGTGAAAGAAGAGCTCGGGATTGCGGTGGAATTTGAAGACCTTGTGCCGCTTGGCATCATCAAAGACCAGATTCACCAGGCAGGTTTTATCGACAACGAACATTGCCATAATTTTTTATACCGCGTAAACGAAAACTCTGACTTAAGGTTTGAGTTGCAGATAGAAGAAGTAACCGGCATGGTGTCGGCAGAATTTCAAGCCTTCTCGGATTTATGCAAGGGCAAGAGAGAGCGAATTGCTGTTGAAGG is part of the Planococcus shenhongbingii genome and harbors:
- a CDS encoding amino acid ABC transporter permease, coding for MDVTIIIDSLPSLLKATLMTIFLAAISILIALVIGFFTAIIRILKVKVLNEVANTYVSLMRGTPLLVQIFVIYYGLPQIGISLDPISSGVVALSLNAGAYLSESFRASILAVDNGQMEASMSMGMTYPQALKRIILPQSMRIAIPTLSNSFIVLIKDTSLVSVITVTELLQMSSLIIAKTFEPLTIYLVAAAIYWILISFFTKLLDKLEVQSSKYLVR
- a CDS encoding amino acid ABC transporter ATP-binding protein, yielding MIQIEHLKKAFGANEVLKGIDLTIEKSEVVVIMGPSGSGKSTLLRCLNFLEEPTDGIIHIGEYQVHAGGKIDRHRKKVIRELRKKTGFVFQSFNLFPHKTAMENVMEGPITIHGAKPEEAKVIAEALLAKVGLGDRGGHFPAQLSGGQQQRVAIARSLALNPLVMLFDEPTSALDPELVREVLLVIKSLAEEGMTMVIVTHEMNFAKEVADRVVFMDEGVIVEQGTSKEIFQNPKEERTKQFLYKVEAAVTE
- a CDS encoding NUDIX hydrolase; translated protein: MESEKIKIYTEDSRYLGIAAREDIHRQGHWHQTFHCWFISRRDGKTWIHLQLRSGAKKDFPYLFDITAAGHILSTETVADGVREVKEELGIAVEFEDLVPLGIIKDQIHQAGFIDNEHCHNFLYRVNENSDLRFELQIEEVTGMVSAEFQAFSDLCKGKRERIAVEGFEIEGDGTVERLTKTISKNDLVPHSSSYLEQVAIRIQQVLEKDGFLK